Part of the Natrialbaceae archaeon AArc-T1-2 genome, GAATCGCCACGGACCTGCTCGAGCCCGGCGAACCGCCGGTCGACGACCTGCTCGAGGAGTTCGCCACGAAGCTACCGCAGTTTTTCCGTCACCCGGACCGGACCGCTGCACGCGTCTCGGTCGGCGAACACGACGCAGTCACCGAGGCGTTCGAACCCTGCAATCGGCAAATTTCCGCCCACACCAGCACGGAAGACGACACGCCGATCGCAATCGACGTCGTCGACGTCGGATCCGCTACGGACGACGACGCGACGCCGTTTCTCGAATCAGAGCGGGAGCTGATCGAGACGCTCGCGACGCTTCTCACCGTTCACTTCGAACGCCGCGCGTACATCACGGAACTCCGGACGGAGACCCGCCGCCTGGAGCAGTTCGCCTACGCCGCCAGTCACGACTTACAGGAGCCCCTGCGGATGATCTCGAGTTACCTCCAGTTACTCGAGCGCCGGTACGGCGACGACCTCGACGAGGACGGCCGGGAGTTCCTCGCGTTCGCCGTCGACGGCGCAGAGCGGATGCGCGAGATGATCGACGGGCTGCTCGCGTACTCCCGGGTCGAGACGCAGGGCGAGCCGCTCGAGCCGATCGACCTGAATACGGTCCTCGAGGACGTGCTGTCGGACCTCGAAGTCCGGATCGCAGAGAGCGACGCGGAGATCACCGTCGAGTCGCTGCCGCGTGTCGACGGTGACGCCAGCCAGCTCCGACAGCTGTTCCAGAACCTGCTCGACAACGCGATCGAGTACAGCGACGACGCTCCCCGAATTCACGTCTCGGCCGACCGCGACGGGGCGGAGTGGGTCGTCTCGGTTCGCGACGAGGGGATCGGGATCGATCCCGAGCAGCAGGATCGTATCTTCGACGTGTTTCAGCGCCTCCACGGCCGCAGCGAACACACCGGCACCGGCATCGGACTCGCACTCTGTGAACGGATCGTCGAGCGCCACGGCGGCGAGATCCGTGTCGAGTCCGAACCCGGCGAAGGGTCGACGTTCTCGGTGACGCTTCCGGCTGCGGCCGCGGACTCGTAACCGGCAGACTCGAGCTGTCAACGCTCGCGTACACACCCCAGCCAATCGAACACCCGCTCGCGCATCCGTCTCTCGCCCTCCCGCGAGAACCGATGACCCTCTCCCGCGACGGCCTCGAGCAGGACGTCCGTCTCGAGGGCTGCGGTGGCGTCGGTGCTGTCGCCCAGTGGCACCGACTCGTCGTCCCGGCCGTGAACGATCGCGACCGGAACCGCGAGTGCGGCTGCGACGTCGTCGAAGGGGTATCGATCGAGGTCGTCGAAGAACCGTCGGTCGATCCGCCGGCCGTCCTCGAACCGGCACTCGCCGTCTTCCCGTACGGCCTCGCGGTACTCGTCGAACGATCGGTTGTCGGTGACGGGAGCGCGAGCGACGACGGCCTCGACCCGATCGTCGGTCGGTGCGGCGTGAAACGCGACCTTGCCGCCGAAGCTCGAGCCGAAGAGGACGTACGAGTCGGGGTCGACGCGGTCGACGACGGCCTCGAGGTCGGCGAGTTTGTCCGAAAGCGTCTGATCGACGAACGCGCCGTCGGCGTCGCCACAGCCACGGAAGTCGAACCGGACCGCGCTGTAGCCCGCCTCGACGGCGCGTTCACAACGGCTCTCGTAACTTCCCGTCCTGTCGCTTAGAAAGCCGTGACAGCAGACGAACCACCGATCGGACGGCCCGTGATGGACGGTCGCGGTGACAGCTTCGTCGTCGGTGACCGGAATCTCGTGCGTATCGGTCGTCACACTCG contains:
- a CDS encoding alpha/beta hydrolase family protein, with product MTTDTHEIPVTDDEAVTATVHHGPSDRWFVCCHGFLSDRTGSYESRCERAVEAGYSAVRFDFRGCGDADGAFVDQTLSDKLADLEAVVDRVDPDSYVLFGSSFGGKVAFHAAPTDDRVEAVVARAPVTDNRSFDEYREAVREDGECRFEDGRRIDRRFFDDLDRYPFDDVAAALAVPVAIVHGRDDESVPLGDSTDATAALETDVLLEAVAGEGHRFSREGERRMRERVFDWLGCVRER